The following proteins are encoded in a genomic region of Methanobrevibacter sp.:
- a CDS encoding 4Fe-4S binding protein encodes MKDLLKIALDGAFTNFKRIFFAADRVTDMELRRQIATGNVVQEETLDTDACIGCGGCANVCPTDAIEMKALATPVSLTDDWVKTEIPEIDSLKCIVCYYCHDFCPVYALFGLKGTIHPNSVGEQHIEVSDLIDKPIKISEDKLKVISKYLSDKTIVKNKKE; translated from the coding sequence ATGAAGGATTTACTTAAAATAGCTTTAGATGGAGCATTCACTAACTTTAAGAGAATATTTTTTGCAGCTGATAGGGTAACTGACATGGAGTTGCGTAGGCAGATAGCTACAGGAAATGTTGTTCAAGAGGAAACATTAGACACAGATGCATGTATCGGATGTGGGGGTTGTGCTAACGTCTGTCCAACTGATGCTATTGAAATGAAGGCTTTGGCAACACCGGTTTCATTAACTGATGACTGGGTCAAAACAGAAATTCCAGAAATCGATTCTTTAAAATGCATCGTTTGTTATTATTGTCATGATTTCTGTCCGGTTTATGCATTGTTTGGTCTTAAGGGTACCATTCATCCAAATTCAGTTGGAGAACAGCATATTGAAGTTTCAGATTTGATTGATAAACCTATTAAGATATCTGAAGATAAGCTTAAAGTCATTTCTAAATATTTGTCAGATAAAACTATTGTTAAAAATAAAAAGGAATAA
- a CDS encoding nickel-dependent hydrogenase large subunit, translating into MEEKIPNSKVIETEIPLGTVHPAALEPYRVRLFVEDEIVREAEITIGVNHRGVERIMEGLPVEKANALTEKICGICSNAHIWNSCRTGEIGIGIEVPERAQYIRVLMGELERLHSHFLYLAHGCEVLSHETFSMRVFYLRETVMELLNMIGGNRVQYGCSVLGGVRPRCDLDDNRIRRVIEGMDAIEAGLTDFVKRFTSDNIIMSRITGIGVLPQKQALKLAVTGPSLRATGVPNDLRTRMIEYEPFDFNVITQPDGDVKSNLIMRALESFESIKIIRQVIEGLPEGKVVNHDWDMIDTDIIDSYIEVPRGTLYHSYALEKGKVRHSVIRTPSMANIGAMQYACIGDQITDAQLCIVQCDPCFTCTDRAIEIIRR; encoded by the coding sequence ATGGAAGAAAAAATACCAAATAGTAAGGTTATTGAAACAGAAATTCCATTGGGTACTGTTCATCCTGCAGCTTTGGAACCCTATAGGGTAAGATTATTTGTTGAAGATGAAATAGTTCGCGAAGCTGAAATTACCATTGGTGTAAACCATAGGGGTGTTGAAAGAATAATGGAAGGTTTGCCTGTTGAGAAGGCAAATGCACTTACTGAGAAAATTTGTGGAATCTGTTCTAATGCACATATATGGAACTCCTGTAGGACTGGGGAAATAGGCATAGGTATTGAAGTTCCAGAGAGAGCTCAATATATTCGTGTACTTATGGGCGAACTTGAACGTTTGCACAGCCACTTCCTTTATTTGGCTCATGGTTGTGAAGTACTGTCTCACGAAACATTTTCCATGAGGGTGTTCTACTTAAGGGAAACCGTAATGGAACTCTTGAACATGATTGGGGGAAACAGGGTTCAATATGGTTGTTCCGTTCTTGGAGGAGTGCGTCCTAGATGTGATTTGGATGACAATAGAATCAGAAGGGTTATTGAAGGAATGGATGCAATTGAAGCAGGACTTACTGATTTTGTTAAAAGATTCACATCAGACAATATCATAATGAGTAGGATTACAGGAATAGGAGTGCTTCCACAAAAGCAAGCTTTAAAATTAGCTGTTACAGGACCTTCCCTTAGGGCGACTGGAGTTCCAAACGACTTAAGGACTCGTATGATTGAATATGAGCCTTTCGACTTTAATGTAATAACTCAGCCAGATGGCGATGTAAAATCTAACCTAATAATGAGGGCATTGGAATCATTTGAATCCATCAAAATCATTAGGCAAGTGATTGAAGGTTTGCCTGAAGGTAAAGTTGTCAATCATGACTGGGATATGATTGACACAGACATTATAGATAGCTATATTGAAGTTCCAAGAGGTACATTATATCATTCCTATGCTTTGGAAAAAGGAAAAGTAAGGCATTCCGTTATCAGAACTCCATCAATGGCGAATATTGGTGCAATGCAATATGCATGTATCGGCGATCAAATAACTGATGCTCAATTATGTATTGTTCAATGCGACCCTTGTTTTACATGTACTGATAGGGCAATAGAAATAATTAGGAGATAG
- a CDS encoding respiratory chain complex I subunit 1 family protein codes for MTIETILFAIIAVIITVLVCFVVSTFLPGVERKYVHARIQQRIGPPVTSPGIMAPIKFAFKENVKISSPVPGLYKALPIVCFIVILVILIAITPQAFYIPALSSLIAIIGLLKVEEICYVLMGALSKSVMSVRMPFPDVVKGAVNPDVTRSFIEDLSAKRSLRMITYGSFPLYLALFGPVAQSGTIFISGIVAYQQAHGPYLFTISGMIAAVVFFIGYMVVLNEYPFSFIKAKSDVIEGPYMEYAAKYRGIVYISRGFLMFVLAALFSVLFIGIPTTILSWSIILNIIVALIFVLAMGIFSAFSPVFTNRQLLPVSIATSLLGVLAIALGVL; via the coding sequence ATGACAATCGAAACAATTTTATTTGCTATCATTGCAGTAATAATTACTGTGCTTGTATGTTTTGTTGTAAGTACATTTTTGCCGGGTGTTGAAAGAAAGTATGTTCATGCAAGAATTCAGCAAAGGATAGGGCCTCCAGTAACATCTCCTGGGATAATGGCTCCAATTAAGTTTGCATTTAAGGAAAACGTTAAAATTTCCTCTCCTGTTCCAGGATTATATAAGGCATTGCCTATTGTATGCTTTATAGTTATTTTAGTTATTTTAATAGCAATTACACCACAAGCATTTTATATTCCTGCTTTATCCAGTTTAATAGCTATCATTGGATTGCTTAAGGTTGAAGAAATTTGCTATGTGTTGATGGGAGCATTGTCCAAGTCTGTAATGTCTGTTAGAATGCCTTTCCCTGATGTTGTAAAGGGAGCTGTAAATCCTGATGTTACAAGGTCATTTATTGAAGATTTAAGTGCTAAAAGATCATTGAGAATGATTACTTACGGTTCATTTCCATTGTATTTGGCATTATTTGGTCCTGTAGCTCAATCCGGAACAATTTTCATAAGTGGAATTGTCGCATATCAACAAGCTCACGGTCCTTATTTGTTCACAATATCAGGTATGATTGCCGCAGTAGTGTTCTTCATTGGATACATGGTTGTCTTAAACGAATATCCATTTTCATTCATCAAGGCAAAATCTGATGTTATTGAAGGGCCATACATGGAATATGCAGCTAAGTATAGAGGTATTGTCTACATTTCAAGAGGATTTTTAATGTTTGTACTTGCAGCATTATTCTCAGTGCTTTTCATTGGAATTCCAACAACCATCTTGTCATGGAGTATAATTTTAAACATAATTGTAGCTTTAATCTTCGTATTGGCTATGGGAATATTTTCAGCATTCTCACCAGTATTTACAAACAGGCAATTGTTGCCAGTATCTATTGCAACAAGCTTGCTTGGAGTTTTAGCTATTGCACTTGGA
- a CDS encoding NADH-quinone oxidoreductase subunit B family protein: MGIKSFARKRAIHLMLVYTGGCNGCDIEIVNSVLSPKFDAEQYKVFLTWNPREADVLVVTGPVTTLNRKPLEAIYEAIPDPKIVIAAGGCALMGGVYKNIHGDIPSEEIEGPVDNIIPVDAKVPGCAVRPQDVLSGLVSVLPKLLEQD, translated from the coding sequence ATGGGAATTAAATCATTTGCAAGGAAAAGAGCAATACATCTCATGTTGGTTTATACTGGGGGATGTAATGGTTGTGATATTGAGATTGTAAATTCTGTTTTATCACCAAAATTTGATGCAGAACAATATAAGGTTTTTTTAACATGGAATCCTCGTGAAGCTGATGTATTGGTAGTTACAGGTCCAGTAACAACTTTAAACAGAAAACCTTTAGAGGCAATTTATGAAGCTATTCCTGACCCAAAAATTGTAATAGCTGCTGGTGGTTGTGCATTGATGGGTGGAGTCTATAAAAATATTCATGGAGATATCCCTTCCGAAGAGATTGAAGGGCCTGTAGACAATATCATTCCTGTTGATGCAAAGGTTCCGGGTTGTGCTGTAAGGCCACAAGACGTTTTGTCAGGTTTGGTATCAGTTTTACCAAAATTATTGGAGCAAGATTAA